The Streptomyces venezuelae genomic interval CGCCGTCGTCGGCTGGCTCTGGCCGCGCACCCCCGGCGCCCGGGCGCCCGCCCCCGAACCCGGCGACTACTGGCTCGCCCTGCCCACCGGCACCGGCTCCGACGGGCAGCCCACCGGCCCCGGCGTCAACGACCTCACCGACGCCAAGGGCGGCCGGGTCATCCAGGCCCGCGGCCTGCACATCCTCGTCGGCACACCGAAGCTCCCACAGGTCGGCACCCGGCCCACCCCGCCCGACGACGACTCGGTCACCATCGAGCACCACACCGGCACCACCATCGAGATCGACCCCGAGGGTGCCGTCACCGTCCGCACGAAGGGAAGCGGGATCAAGCTGACCAACGGGACCGTGAGCCTGTCCCTCGACGGCGCCTCGGTACAGGTGACGTGATGGCCGAAGTCCTCACCACCGCCTCCGTCCTGAAGTGCGCCCACGGTGCCACCCTCCTCACCACCGCCTCGCAGAGCACGCTCACCGTCGACGGCGCCCCCGCCCTGCTCGTCACCGACCTGCTCGCCGCTACCGTCCCCGCCTGTCCCAACACCGACGTCAGCAAGGGGCAGGCGCCCTGCGTCAAGGTCACCGCGGTCAGCGTCGGAGCCAGCCGCCTGCTTCAGGTCAGCGGCACAGCCGTCGCCCTCGCCACCGCGAAGGGCGCCACCCAGGCCGTCCCCGTCCTCCCCTTCGCCTGGCAGGTCGAGGACCCGGGCCAGACCCTGCTCCGTACGGACTGAGGAGCCGCCCGCCCATGCCCAGCCCCGCACCGCTCGAACCCCTCGGCCACAGCCTGCTCCTCGACGACGGTGACCTCGTCGTCCGCGGCGGCGGGCTCGCCGAGGTCCGCGGCCTCGCCAACCTCGTCCAGGCACTGACCCTGCGCCTGCTCACCCCGTACGGCAGCGACCGCTGCGACCACCGCTACGGACTCAGCGCCGGGGCCGCCTTCACCCACCCCGGCGGCAGCCGCGTCCTCAAGGACCTGCTGCGCCTGGAGATCGTCCGCACCCTGGCCGCCGACCCACGGGTGCGAGAGGTCGCCGAGGTCACGTTCACCGAGGACCCCGCCGTCCGGGTCCTGACCGTCCGGGTCCTCGTCGAGGCCCTCGACGGCCGGACCACCGCCCTGACCGCCGAAGTGGAGGTGTGAACCATGGCGTACGGCGTGACCCCCGACGGCTTCGTCCTCAAGGGCCTCGACGTGATCCTCGCCGAGAGCAAGGCCCGCACGAGGGCCGCCCTCGGTGCCGATGTCGACCTGTCGCCCACCAGCCCCCTCGGCAAGATCCTGGAAGTGGTCGCCCAGGAGGACGCCGAACTGTGGAAGCGGATGGAGGCCCTCTACTACGGGCAGTTCACCGCCACCGCCGACGGCGCCGCACTCGAACTCCTCGGCGACGACGCGGGACTCGCCCGCCACGCCGCCCGCCGGGCCGGAACCGTCTCGCTCACCCTGACCGGCGGCGTCCCCGGCCGGACCTACGTGGTGCCCGAGGCGACCGTCCTGCTCGGCGACGGCGACCCCGCCCGGGCCTTCGCCACCACCGCCCCCGTCGAACTGACCGCCACCGCCCCCGCCCAGACCGTACGGGTCCTCGCCGTCGACCCCGGGGAGGCACCGGCCGCCGCCGGAACCGTCGACGACGTGCACCCGGCGCACCGCGCCCAGTACCTCGCCGACTGGCCGCCCGCCGCCCTCGTCGTCACCAACCCGGCACCCTTCGGCGAGCTGATCCCCGAGGACGACGACGCCTACCGGGCCAGGATCATCGCCCTCCCGCGTGCCCTGTGGACCGTGGAGAGCGTCCGCCAGGCCGCCCTGGGCGTGCCCGACGTCCTCGACGCCCGGGTCACCGACCCGCTCGGCGGCATCGACGTCTCCCAGGCCTACTTCGGCGGCTTCGACTTCGGCGGCCGCACCTTCAGCGACGAACGCCGGGTCGGTGAGCCCTACTTCGCCGAGGTCGCCGTCGCCCACCGGGGCCTGCGCCCCTGGCGCACCCTGCCCGCCCCCGGCTCCGTGACCGGCGTGTACGAGCTCGTCGAGGCGGCCGTGGACCGCGTCCGCCCCATCGGCGTCCACGTCAACATCCTGGAGGCGGACCACATCGACGTCGCCGTCCGCGCCGAGATCGTCCTCGCCGCCGGTTTCGACGGCCCCACCGTCATCGCCCGCATCCGGGCCCGCCTCACCGCCGACATCGGCCGCCTCCGGCTCGGCGACGACGTCCTCTACGCCCGCGTGATGTGCGCCCTCGCCGACCAGCCGGGCGTCGACGACGTCCGCAGGCTCCATCTGCGGCGCTGCCCGCCCGCCTTCGGCCGCTTCGGCTTCGGCGGCGTCGCCTACCAGCTCGGCACCGTCGAGGCCGCCGTCGGCGAGTCCCTCGCCATGGGCCCCACCGAAATGGCCGTCTTCGCCGCCGACGCCGCCCTCAGCAGCATCGAGGTGGTCGGCCGATGAGCACCCGCACCGCCCAGGCCACCCCTGCAGCCCGGGCCGTCGCGCCCGACCCGCCCCGGCTCGCCGCCGCCGACATGGCCGCGCGGCTCACCGCGCCCTTCGCCCGCGGCGCCGACCGGCTTCCTCTCGTGGTGCGGGGCACGGCCGTCGCCCCGTACGACTTCCAGCTGCACACCGTCCGGTTCGGCGTCACCCCCCGGCCGCTGTACATCCTCCAGGCCCGCAAGGACGTCCCTGCCGGCACCACCGTCACCTTCGGCGTACGGGGCGGCCCCGTGCTCTCGCTGCCGCTGCCCGACGGGCTCACCGCGGGCACCTCCGTCCCGTTGCCCGACGGCACCGGCATCCTCACGGGCATCCAGTCCGCACTCGCCGGCGGTCAGGAGGAGTGGTGGCGGCTCACCGCCCTTCTCGGCACCATGGGCCGGCTGCTGTGGGCCGTCGGCTGGGAACGCGACCACCTGCGCCGACAGCTCGCCCGCACCGCCGCCCAGCGATCCCTCGCCCACGCCTACGGAGCCCACCTCGACCGCAACGGCGCCGGCCTCGGCGTCGTTCGTGCCCCCGGCGAGACAGACGAGGCCTACCGCCGCCGCCTGACCGTCGCCCGCCGCTGGACCCTGCCCACCCCCGCCGGTCTCACCGCCGCCCTCAACGACGCGGTCGGCCCCATCGACGGCGTCGCCGACCCCCTCGTCCTCGACGACACCGACGCCGAACTCCGCCGCGGCCTGCTGCCGCTGCGGGTCGCCCCCCTCGACCTGCCGCCCGGCCAGAGCATCGACCTGCTCGGCACCCTCGGCACCGGCCTGCGCAGGCCTCCCGTCGAGGAGGTCTTCCATCCCGGCTTCCTGGTCGCCCTGTCCCCCCACGCCGCCGACTCCCGCCCCCTCCCCGGCACCCCCGACCCCTCCTCGTCCAGCCCGTCGTCGCCGCCGCCATCGCCCGGCTCAACCTCTTCGTCTCGAAGTCCGTCGTGCACGCCGGATACGACCCGAGCGCCGCGGACGCCCGCGCCACGGGCCGTGCCATCCTCCTCAGCCACGACACCGTCCCCAGCGCACGGATCGCGGCCCTCGCCCACTGGTGCGGCTTCGACCTGGTCACCCACCGCACGGACGGACTCGTCCACGCCGAGTGCGCCCCCGGCGAACTGCTCGGCATGGACACCGGGGTCGGCAGCCTCCCCGTCGACGGGACGATCACCCTCGCCGTCCGGCCCCTCGCGCCGCCCCCCGGCTCCCTCGTCCGCTGGTACGTGCTGCGCTGCGGCGCGGGCCGCGGCGAACTCGCCGGACCCACCGAAGGCACCTCCGTCGTCCTCCGCGGCAAGGCCGCCGGCCGGGTCGTCGTCGTCGCCGAACTCCGACTCGCCGACCTCACAGTCTCCGCCACCCGCGAGATCGTCGTGCATCCCGTCACCGTCGCCGACAACACGGCGATCGGCGCCGACGGCACCCTCGACCCGGCCCCGCCGGCGCCCATGCCGCCCGGCGAGGGCCTCCACCCCGCCTTCCTCGTGCGCCACGACGACCCCGCCCACACCGAATACGGAACCGACGCGGAGAACCGTCGGATGCGCAGGGAGGTCGCCGAACACCTCGACGGACTGATCGCCCTCGTGCCTCCGGAGACCACCGGCAAACTGGTCGTCCGCAGAGACCTGAGCGCCACGGCGGGCCAACTCGCCAAGGAGGCACGCGAACTGCGCCTCAGCCACCCGGGCCTGCCCCTGGGAACGCTCGGCGCGCTCGCCCACCGGGCCGGCTTCAGCTACGTCCGCGTCGCCGGGGGAGTCGTGACGGTCGCCCAGGAGCACCAGGACCCGGTCAGGGTCACCGCACCCGGGCTCTTCCGCGACGTCCTGCCGATCGGCACCACCGTGCCCCTCACCGTGACGCCCTCGCCCGCCGAGATCGGCGCGGCCGGAGCGCTCGGCTGGTCCACCGGCGACGGCGCCGCCGCCCTCCTGACCACCGCCCCCGGCACGATGTCCGTACGCGGCGAACACGGCGGCCCCGCCTGGGTCCAGGCCTCCTACCGGATGGGCGACAGATCCGGCGCCTACCAGTTCACGGTCCGGCTCCGCCCCGAACTCGCCGGCCACACCCTGCCGCCCGCCACCCGATCCCTGATCATCCACCTCCTCGACGACCTGCGCCCGCTGGGCGTCGAGGTCGTCACCCGTCACCTGCCCGGAGGGAACCCGTGACCGACATCAGCTTCAGCCCCACCTTCAAACACGTGGCGTGGGTGGACAACCGCGACCGCGTGGCCGCGAGCGGCCAGAACGGCTTCAACGTGCGCTTCGACGCGATCCAGAAGGACCTGGAGAACCTGTCGAAGGTGGTGGGGCAGATCGACACGGGCTTGAAGGCAGTGGGGCAGCGGCCGACGGTGAAGCGGCTGCTGTCGCTGGCGCCGACGTTCTCACCCGTGGAGAACAAGGTGGCCTGGGTGCTCGACGGGGACGGGGTGGCGAGCAGGTCGGGTGCGACCGACACGAGCCTCTCCGGCATCCTGACCGTCGCGCCCCCCGACGGCAGCCAACTGCTCACTCTCCGGGCCACCGGCCAGAACACCGGTAACGGCAGCCTGAACGTGACTCTGTACCGGACCTCGCTCGTCACCATCGGCCGGCCTGAGTCGATCGCGCAGGTGAAATGCTCCGGCGGCGCCTTTGGTGAAGCGCAGCCGGTCCCGCCCGGCAAGGACCGGGTGGACATGGCCCGCTTCAACTACTTCGTCGATGCGAGCCTCGTCGACGCCACCCCCGGCGGCAGCGTCTACATCACCAGCATCCAGCTCTCCTACAACGTCGACTGAACGGAGCTCCCATGCCTGGCAACGACCTCTACATCCCCATCGACGACGCGGCCGACGACGGCACGCTGCGGCCGTACCCCACCGACCGGGCCACGAAGTCCTGGGAGAACGCCAACATCCGGATCCAGCCCGAGGGAGGGGCCCCGGGCACGTCGGCACACGCCGGCAAGAAGAACACCGTCATCGTGCGCGTGAAGAACAAGGGACCCGTGCCGATGACGAACGTCCAGGCGCAAGCGTGGGTGTTCGACCCGGGCTTCGGCGACATGACCAAGGAGCGCGCGCTCGACTGGTTCGGAAACGCCGGCAGCGCGCAGACGATCGACCCGGGCCAGATGGGCACGTTCCGCATGACACCTTGGGATGCCCCGAGCCTCGGCGACGGTGTGACCGAGAAGCACTACTGCCTTCGGGCCAACACCTACCAGGTGAACGGTGAGGGCGCGGAGGTGACGAGGACCGTGGGCACCCTGAACCCCGATGCCGACGCGCATCAAGGCCATTGCAACATCACTCTGGTGAAGGTCCAGCAGAGTCAGGGCACGAACCAGAAGGTACCCACGACGACCTTCCCGCCCCGGGGCGGGTCGCAGGAGTTCGTCCTCCGTGCCGACCACGTCACGACGAAGCCCGATGTCGGCGAGCTCGAGGTGCTCCGGGCCCATGGGGGCATCGTGCCGAGCGGCCACGGGTCTTCCGTGGGAGGCCTGAGCCTGATGACCTCCCGGGGGCCCGTCCCCCTCACACTCGGCACCGTGGCGCCCGGGTTCGACGTGCGGTCCGAGCTCATCCCCGGATTCGACACGCCCTTCACCTTCGCCGAGGACCGACCCGACAAGATCCCCACCGACATCGTGGTCCGCATCCCCGAGGACGCGCCGCTCGGCAGCCTGCACGTCTTCGACCTCGGCCTCTGGACCGAACGGGGCGACATGATCGGTTCCGGGCTGCGCGTCCTGACGCTGGTCACCGAGTAGCCGCGGCCGCGTCCCCTTGGAGATCCACGTCCACGTGCCGGTGAGGATCACCCTCACCGGCGAGCCCGGCCCCGACGAGCTGGCCGTGCTCACGCGGCGGCTGACCGTGCTCGTCGCCGGGCGGCTCGCGCAGGCCGAGCGGGAGGCCGGGCACGGGCACCGGGCGGCGGTGCGGGCCGACGGGGCCGGGGCACGGGAGGTCCACGAGCCGGGGCGGGACGTGGACGGCGGGTACGCGCTGCCCTCGTACGCCGGCGCCGGGCGCTCCACCAAGGTGCCCGTGCGCGGCAAGGAGCCCTGGACCGTCGTCGGCACCGCGCGGGCGCGGATCGAGGCCGGGTGGTTCCTCCGGTACGTGGAGGAGCTGCTGCGGCAGCCGTTCCCCGAGGCCGTGCTGTACCGCTCGCTCGGCGGCACGGTCCGTGACGTGGACGTCTGGCTGGTGCGGCTCAACAAGGCCTACGTACCGCACACGCTGGGGGAGGAGCTGGTGGTCCGGAGCTCCGCGCGGGAGAAGGGAACGCAGACCGTGCCGGCCTGGGCGGTCGCCGGTTCGGAGGCCGCCCTGAGCCGCCTCACCGCGGCCGACGAGAGCGGGACGATCGCAGCCCGTATCCCGGGCGTGCCCTCGGGGCACGTCGTCTTCACCTCCATGCGGCTGCCGCGCGTCGACATCGGCGACGTCGCCGCGCTCGGCCCCGGCCTCGTGGTCGGCATGACCGTGCGCGAGGCCGGGTTCTGCGTCGACGCGTTCGTGTTCGAGAGGGCCACCGGCATCCCCTGGAGCCGCTACGCCGAGGAGTACGCGCGCGAGACCGTCCTCGTCCGGGTCCAGCCGGCCGTCCTGCGCCCCGCGTCGAACCCGGTGCGCACCCCGGCCGGCATCGACTGCGACGCGCTCTTCCTGCTGCTCGACCGGTACGCGGGCGACCACCCCGCACGCCGTGAACCCGCCGCCCAGCTCTTCGTCTCCGAGGGGGGCCTCTTTCCCGGTGTGCCCGGCGCGGCGCTGCGGCACCTCGAGTGGCCCGCGGAGGAGGGCGAGCGGGTGCTCTACTGCCGGGCCTCGCTCGATCTCGCCCCGGGGACCCTCGACGCCGCGTACTTCCGGCCGACGGCCCGGCGGATGGCCGCCGGCCTCGTGCCGCTGATCGGCGAGGACGGCTTCGCCGCAGCCCTCGGCGTGCTGCTCGACGAGACCGAGCAGCACGCGAGTGGACGGATCGGCAGCCTCTTCGGGTACGTGCTGGAGAGCATCGGACGGCACGGGAAGCTGCCGGAGTTCTTCGCCGCCGCCGACGCCACCCGCCGGTTCGCCCTGCGGGTCCGGCTGCTCCAGCAGTGCGAGAGCGGCCCGTACGCGCAGCACGAGCGGGTCCGCGCCCTGCGTGCCGCCCTCGCCCAGGAGCGCGCGGCCACGACCGCCCACGCCTACACGGTCGGCGGCTCCGGAGAGGGAGCCGTACGGCTCGACCGGCGATCGGACGGGTCCGTGCTCGCCGGAGAGCTCCTCGGGCGCGTCGACTTCCTCCACCGGAAGAGCACCACCGTCACGCGGCCCAAGCCGGGCCGGGCCGAGGCGTGGCGCGCCGAACTCCTCGCCCAGCGCCGGCGGATGGTTGAGGAGATCCTCTCCGGGCGCGATCAGCACGTCTACGGGGAGGAGGAGTTCGCCGCCGAGACCGTCGCGCGGACCGCGCGGGCCGCACGGATCACCGCCGACGACTTCGAGACGGTCGAGGTCGAGTTCGACATCCGACTGCGTGAGGTGCTCGCCGTCCAGGAGCAGGGGCTGCCCTCGTACGCGGTGCGGTTCGAGATCGTCTCGCGCGTCGCGGGCCGCGGCGAGCAGTGGGAGTGCGTCGCGGGACCCGTGCTCGAACCGGTCGGCGAGTTCGAGGCCCGGCTCGTCCAGTGGCGGCTCGGCCGGGCCGGGGAGGCCTACCGGATCGCCGCCTTCGCCGCGCTCGCCATCGGCGGCCTCGCCCTCGCCTGGGAGGCGGGCGTCGTCGCCTCCCTCATCCGGCTGGGCGGCGGACTGCGCGCGGTGGGCCTCGGCATCGGGGCCTCGGAGGGCATCCACCTGGTCAAGGTCCTTCTCCACGAGGAGGAGGTCACCGTCGGCGGCTTCGTCATGGCCGCCGTCGACGGCTATCTCGGTGCCGTCGGCTACAAGATCGGCAGCGGACTCGGCACCTTGCTCGGAGACCGCATCGGCACCGCCTCCCTGCGCGCCCGGATCGCCTCCTGGATCGCGGGCAGACTCGTCACCGGCGCGGTGGGCGGCTCCGCCGCGGCGGCCCTGGCGGTCTTCGCCTACGACGTCGTCGACGCACGGTGGTCGGACATCGACACGTACGTGCAGAGGATGAAGTTCGGCGCGGCCCTCGGAATCGTCGGCGCCTTCACCGTGGACCCGCTCCTGCACGGACTCCTCACCCGGGCCGGGCCGACCCTGGTCAAGGCCGCCCTGCTCACCCGCCTCCTCAGCGGCGAGGGCGTCACGGCCGAACGCTGGGCCGAAGCCATGGCCCTGACCCGGCGACGGATGCAACAGACCCTGGCCCAGAGCCTGCCGGAGGCGGAGGCGAGGGCCTGGACCCGAGCGCTCGGCGAACGCGTCGACGAGGCGGCGGAAGGGCTCGCCCACGCGCAGGCACGCCCGAGGGGCACCGCCTCGCGCGTCCCCGCGCGCATCGAGCAGGGGCACGAGGCACCCACGCCCGCACCCGTGCCGATCACAGCCGCCGAGGCCGCCCACGCGGTCCCGGCGGCGGCGCGGCCCGGTCCGGCCTCCGTGTGGCCGAGCTGGGCACAGCTGAAACAGGCCTCGCTCACCGACCGGGAAGCGGCCCTGGACCGGCAGTGGTACGAGACGGCGCGCCCCGAAGTGCTGCGCGCCCACGCGGCCCACGACCCCGTGGCCAAGGAGTTCCTGGACGAGCAGGGGCGCGTCCCCAAGCGCCCCTACCAGCCCGAGCGCCCCACCGACCCCGCCGTACAGCAGCAGCTGCGCCAGGACCTGGTGGCGGCGCGCGCCGCCGTCGAGGCCGAGCGGCGGCGGCTGGAGGCGGAGGGGCTGCGCAAACCGTCCACCCGTGAGCACGCGGGATACGAGAAGCGCACCACCCGGGCCGGAGTGCAGTGGGTGGAGCCGACCGCGAAGGCCGCCGCCGGGTACCAGGGCACCGTGGCCGTCGCCCGCTCCGACATCCCCGCCCTCGCCGGGGAGCTGTTCACCGGCGGCTCACCCCGCGCCCTCGGCTCGTACGACCCCGCCCACGCCATCCGGCCGCCGGACGACGTGGTCGTCCCGCAGGCCCACGGGCATGCCGAGCAGGATCTCGGCCAGCAGCTCGACGCTCGTCTGGCCCGGCTGACCGAGGCCGAACGGGCCGCCGCGCGCGGCCGTACCGTCTACATCAGGGTCGACCAGGAGGTCTGCTCCATCTGCGCCTCCGCACTCGGCGCCGGGCAGCGCGCAGGGGTGCTCTCCCGGCTCAGCGCCCGCCACCCCGACATCGTCTTCGAGGTCACCGCCGACGACGTCAGCACGGTCTACCTGATCGTCGGCGGAAGGAGGGTGCGGTGAACACCGGCCGTCCCGAGCGCTGCTTCCACCCGCCCGAGCTGCCCGCCCGGCCCGAGGGGATCGCCCCGGAGAACGCCCGGCTCCTGGAGGCCGCCGTCCGCCAGGCCGTCACGGACGCGGTGCGTGCGGCGGGCGGCCGGTTCGCGGGAACGCCCCCGCCGGCGGCGCACGACGAGGCCCGCCGGGAGGGGGCGGAGCCCTCCGAGGACGGCTACCGGGTGCCGAGCTACGACTCCGGTGGCCGCCCGGTCACCGTGCGGCTGCATCGCGACCGCGGCGGCGCCCCGCCCGTCGGACGACCTGCGGGCGGCCTCGG includes:
- a CDS encoding baseplate J/gp47 family protein translates to MAYGVTPDGFVLKGLDVILAESKARTRAALGADVDLSPTSPLGKILEVVAQEDAELWKRMEALYYGQFTATADGAALELLGDDAGLARHAARRAGTVSLTLTGGVPGRTYVVPEATVLLGDGDPARAFATTAPVELTATAPAQTVRVLAVDPGEAPAAAGTVDDVHPAHRAQYLADWPPAALVVTNPAPFGELIPEDDDAYRARIIALPRALWTVESVRQAALGVPDVLDARVTDPLGGIDVSQAYFGGFDFGGRTFSDERRVGEPYFAEVAVAHRGLRPWRTLPAPGSVTGVYELVEAAVDRVRPIGVHVNILEADHIDVAVRAEIVLAAGFDGPTVIARIRARLTADIGRLRLGDDVLYARVMCALADQPGVDDVRRLHLRRCPPAFGRFGFGGVAYQLGTVEAAVGESLAMGPTEMAVFAADAALSSIEVVGR